A stretch of Arachis hypogaea cultivar Tifrunner chromosome 15, arahy.Tifrunner.gnm2.J5K5, whole genome shotgun sequence DNA encodes these proteins:
- the LOC112747675 gene encoding uncharacterized protein yields the protein METKFHIRSNSLPNGSHPSYTKVQEELNKLRTYEATSASTSESISTGLSLLQDLYVSLDDLLNAASTQKVISHHQGDKCFEEILDGSIKVLDICGITRDTVMQIKENVQSLHSALRRRKADSTIGSSIAEYNLLTKEIKKNVKKLNTSLKQSQFGASPLLNEGQDAANVISVLREVIEMNMSVFQSLLSFLAGPLSKSKAAKWMNKLMHKEEVNSQNSNELQCVDAALRTMLNEGSNMKIAHERLEALENVITSLENDLENLFRHLIKTRVSLLNIMAQ from the coding sequence ATGGAAACCAAATTTCACATTCGGTCAAACAGTTTGCCAAATGGATCTCATCCAAGCTACACAAAGGTTCAAGAGGAGCTCAACAAGCTCAGGACTTATGAAGCAACATCTGCTTCAACATCTGAGTCAATTAGCACTGGATTGTCCTTGCTTCAAGACTTATATGTTTCCTTGGATGATCTTCTCAATGCTGCTTCAACTCAAAAGGTTATCTCCCATCATCAAGGTGACAAATGCTTTGAAGAGATCTTGGATGGCTCAATCAAAGTCTTGGATATATGTGGAATCACAAGGGACACAGTTATGCAGATCAAGGAAAATGTACAATCCCTTCATTCTGCTCTCAGAAGGAGAAAGGCAGATTCAACTATTGGATCAAGCATAGCCGAATACAATTTGTTGACAAAGGAGATTAAGAAGAATGTCAAGAAGTTGAACACATCTTTGAAGCAGAGCCAATTTGGAGCATCCCCATTGTTGAATGAAGGTCAAGATGCTGCTAATGTGATTAGTGTTTTAAGAGAAGTCATTGAAATGAACATGTCTGTCTTCCAATCCCTACTTTCATTCTTGGCTGGTCCTCTTTCAAAGTCAAAGGCAGCTAAATGGATGAACAAATTGATGCATAAGGAAGAAGTGAACTCACAAAATTCCAATGAGTTGCAGTGTGTTGATGCTGCTTTAAGAACCATGCTAAATGAAGGTTCCAACATGAAGATAGCACATGAAAGATTGGAGGCTTTGGAGAATGTCATCACAAGCCTTGAGAATGATTTGGAGAACCTATTTAGGCATTTGATCAAAACAAGAGTCTCTCTTTTGAACATCATGGCTCAATAG
- the LOC112747677 gene encoding uncharacterized protein → MASNLHVRSNSLPSASHPSSTRVQEELNKVKTFEATSTSASAFGLSLLENLYISLDDLLSVSSTQKAIFHHQGEEILDGSLRLLDICGITRDTVMQIKENVQSLHSALRRRKADSNIEKIVAEYNSFSKKMKKNIKKLITSLKQSESKFGASSLLNEEVISVVREVMVMNMSVFQSLLSFLAGPPSKLKATKWMNKLMHKGEVSSKNSNELQCVDEALNTVLNEGANGSNMQVAHGRLDALEDAIESIEIALENLFRRLVKTRASLLNIMTQ, encoded by the coding sequence atGGCAAGCAATCTTCATGTTCGTTCAAACAGTTTGCCATCTGCATCTCATCCATCCTCCACAAGGGTTCAAGAGGAGCTCAACAAGGTCAAGACTTTTGAAGCAACATCCACATCTGCATCTGCATTTGGATTGTCCTTGTTAGAAAATCTATACATTTCCTTGGACGATCTTCTCAGTGTTTCTTCCACCCAAAAGgccatatttcatcatcaaggtGAAGAGATATTGGATGGCTCTTTGAGACTTTTGGATATATGTGGAATCACAAGGGACACAGTGATGCAGATCAAGGAAAATGTACAATCACTTCACTCTGCTCTCAGAAGGAGAAAGGCAGATTCAAATATTGAAAAGATTGTAGCAGAATATAATTCATTctcaaagaagatgaagaaaaatatCAAGAAGTTGATCACATCTTTGAAGCAATCAGAAAGCAAGTTTGGTGCTTCCTCACTCCTGAATGAAGAAGTGATTAGTGTTGTAAGGGAAGTGATGGTGATGAACATGTCTGTCTTTCAATCCCTTCTCTCATTCTTGGCTGGTCCTCCTTCAAAATTAAAGGCAACTAAATGGATGAACAAGTTGATGCATAAGGGAGAAGTGAGCTCAAAGAATTCCAATGAGCTGCAGTGTGTTGATGAAGCATTGAACACCGTTTTAAATGAAGGTGCTAATGGTTCCAACATGCAAGTAGCACATGGAAGATTGGATGCTCTGGAAGATGCCATTGAAAGCATTGAAATTGCTTTGGAGAACTTATTTAGGCGCTTGGTAAAAACCAGAGCCTCTCTTTTAAACATTATGACTCAGTAG
- the LOC112747676 gene encoding uncharacterized protein, with protein sequence MASKLHVRSNSLPNGSHPCSSRVQEQLNNLRNFDVTCTSESVAKGLSMLEDVYFSLESLLNVGSTQKAISDHQSEKCFQEILDGSIKVLDVCGITRDTVMQIKENVRSLHSSLRRRKGDSCIEKSIAKYNSSSKKMRKNVNKLITSLKHLQSKYGILNQHQDLSILSKVIAISMCVFQCLLSFLGGPSKSKAIKWMNKLMQKGEVNSESGNELQLADAALNTLLNEGAKGSQIHASNEQLEALEIAIESIESGLENLFRRMIKTRTSLLNILSQ encoded by the coding sequence atgGCAAGCAAATTGCATGTTCGATCAAACAGTTTGCCAAATGGATCTCATCCATGCTCCTCAAGAGTGCAAGAGCAGTTGAACAACCTCAGGAACTTTGATGTAACCTGCACATCTGAGTCGGTTGCCAAAGGCTTGTCCATGTTGGAAGACGTATACTTCTCCTTGGAGAGTCTTCTCAATGTTGGTTCAACCCAGAAGGCCATTTCTGATCATCAAAGTGAGAAATGCTTCCAAGAGATCTTGGATGGCTCAATCAAAGTCTTGGATGTATGTGGCATCACAAGGGACACTGTCATGCAGATCAAGGAGAATGTACGATCACTTCATTCATCtcttagaagaagaaagggagacTCATGCATTGAAAAGAGCATAGCCAAATACAATTCCTCCTcaaagaagatgaggaagaatgTCAACAAGTTGATCACATCTTTGAAGCACCTACAAAGCAAATATGGAATCTTAAATCAGCATCAAGATCTTAGCATTCTAAGCAAAGTGATAGCAATAAGCATGTGTGTCTTCCAATGTCTGCTATCATTCTTGGGTGGTCCTTCAAAGTCAAAGGCAATCAAATGGATGAACAAGTTGATGCAAAAGGGAGAAGTGAACTCAGAGAGTGGCAATGAATTGCAATTGGCGGATGCAGCTTTGAACACCCTCTTAAATGAAGGTGCAAAAGGCTCCCAGATTCATGCTTCCAATGAACAATTAGAGGCTTTGGAGATTGCTATTGAAAGCATTGAGAGTGGTTTGGAGAACTTATTTAGGCGCATGATTAAGACTAGAACATCCCTTTTGAACATATTATCCCAATAG
- the LOC112747674 gene encoding uncharacterized protein, giving the protein MASKLHVRSNSLPNGSHPCFSRVRDELNNLKAFEATSTSESIVTSLSFLEDLHSSLDDLLNVASTQKVISQQQGDKCIEEILDGSMKVLDICGITRDTVMQIKENVQFLHSALRRRKGDSTIETSIAEYNSFSKKTKKNVNKVITTLKQLQSKFGASQLLNEEMMRVLREVIAMNVSIFQSLLTFFARPASKSKAAKWMNKLMHKGVVASEDNSENCNELQLVDATLNILLKEGANGSNMKVAHEQLEALEIAIESIEIRLESLFRSMIKTKTSLLNILSQ; this is encoded by the coding sequence ATGGCAAGCAAGTTGCATGTTCGGTCAAACAGTTTGCCAAATGGATCTCATCCATGCTTCTCCAGGGTAAGAGATGAATTGAATAATCTCAAGGCTTTCGAAGCAACTTCGACGTCTGAGTCAATTGTCACTAGCTTGTCCTTTTTGGAAGATTTACACTCTTCTTTGGATGATCTTCTCAATGTTGCATCAACCCAAAAGGTCATCTCTCAACAACAAGGTGACAAATGCATTGAAGAAATCTTGGATGGATCCATGAAGGTCTTGGATATATGTGGCATCACAAGGGACACAGTTATGCAGATCAAGGAGAATGTGCAATTCCTTCATTCAGCTCTTAGAAGGAGAAAGGGTGATTCAACCATCGAAACAAGCATAGCTGAATACAATTCCTTCTCAAAGAAGACGAAGAAAAATGTCAACAAGGTGATCACAACCTTGAAGCAGCTACAAAGCAAATTCGGAGCATCTCAACTGTTGAATGAAGAAATGATGAGAGTTTTAAGAGAAGTGATTGCAATGAACGTGTCTATCTTCCAATCCCTTTTGACTTTTTTCGCTCGTCCAGCATCGAAGTCAAAGGCAGCCAAATGGATGAACAAGTTGATGCATAAAGGAGTGGTTGCATCTGAAGATAACTCAGAGAATTGCAATGAATTACAACTGGTGGATGCAACTTTGAACATCCTTTTAAAAGAAGGTGCTAATGGTTCCAACATGAAAGTAGCACATGAGCAATTGGAGGCTTTGGAGATTGCAATTGAAAGCATTGAGATTAGATTAGAAAGCTTATTTAGGAGCATGATTAAGACTAAGACATCCCTTTTGAACATATTATCCCAATAG
- the LOC112747673 gene encoding putative pentatricopeptide repeat-containing protein At5g65820: MQRFSRKTLPFFKKVNFFQLPLTNSLTVIGQKNTLSQLFSTSFEVCSPHSPPLNHKSSEFDNSSSCISSAASKNHFGLIHLQCSPEKDVNDQSYDDEFASDVEKVYRILRKYHSRVPKLELALKESGIVVRPGLTERILNRCGDAGNLAYRFYAWASKQSDYQHSQEVYKAMIKVLGKMRQFGAVWALIDEMRQENPMLISPQMFVILMRKFASARMVQKAIEVLDEMPNYGCEPDEYVFGCLLDALCKNGSIKEAASLFEDMRYRFPPTIKHFTSLLYGWCREGKLMEAKHVLVQMKDAGIEPDIVVYNNLLSGYALAAKMGDAYDLLKEMRRIGCGPNATSYTILIQSLCKHERLEEGMRLFVEMQRNGCDVDAITYTTLISGFCKWGKVERGYELLDRMIQQGHVPNQLTYHHLMFAHEKKEELEECMELVNEMHKIGCTPDLNIYNTVIRLACKLGEIKEGVWIWNEMEASGLSPGIDTFVIMINGFLEQGCQIEACEHFKEMVGRGLFTTPQYGTLKELMNFLLRAQKLELAKDTWNCITSTKGCELNAGAWTIWIHALFSKGHVKEACSFCIDMLDQGLMPQPDTFAKLMRGLRKLYNRQFAVEITEKVRKMAADQKISFKMYKRRGERDLKEKAKEKKDGRKRRARQRHWGGSRQKSSTL; this comes from the coding sequence ATGCAGAGATTTTCGAGAAAAACATTGCCTTTCTtcaaaaaagttaattttttccAACTTCCCTTGACAAATTCATTAACAGTTATTGGACAGAAAAATACACTATCCCAGCTGTTTTCTACTAGTTTTGAGGTGTGTTCACCACATTCGCCACCACTCAATCATAAGTCCTCAGAATTTGATAATAGTAGCAGCTGCATCAGCAGTGCCGCATCAAAAAACCATTTTGGCCTTATTCACCTTCAATGTAGTCCAGAAAAGGATGTAAATGACCAAAGCTACGATGATGAGTTTGCTTCTGATGTGGAAAAAGTTTATAGAATATTGAGAAAATATCATTCTAGGGTTCCCAAATTGGAGCTTGCTTTGAAAGAATCTGGAATTGTTGTGAGGCCTGGATTAACTGAGCGCATCTTGAATCGATGTGGCGATGCCGGGAATTTGGCATATAGATTCTATGCATGGGCTTCTAAGCAGTCCGATTATCAACATAGTCAAGAAGTTTACAAAGCTATGATTAAGGTTTTGGGCAAAATGCGGCAATTTGGAGCTGTTTGGGCACTAATTGATGAAATGAGGCAAGAGAATCCTATGTTAATTTCTCCACAGATGTTTGTTATTCTAATGAGGAAGTTTGCTTCTGCAAGGATGGTTCAGAAGGCTATTGAAGTATTAGATGAAATGCCCAATTACGGATGTGAGCCTGATGAATATGTTTTCGGGTGTTTGTTGGATGCATTGTGCAAGAATGGTAGCATTAAGGAAGCCGCTTCGCTTTTTGAGGACATGAGATATCGATTTCCTCCAACCATCAAACATTTCACTTCCTTGTTGTATGGTTGGTGTAGAGAAGGGAAACTTATGGAAGCAAAACATGTGTTGGTGCAAATGAAGGATGCAGGCATTGAACCGGATATCGTTGTTTATAACAATTTGCTTAGTGGTTATGCTCTAGCTGCGAAAATGGGGGATGCTTATGATCTTTTGAAGGAGATGAGAAGGATAGGTTGTGGACCGAATGCAACCTCGTACACAATTTTGATCCAATCACTATGCAAACATGAAAGATTGGAGGAGGGAATGCGGTTATTTGTTGAGATGCAGAGAAATGGCTGTGATGTGGATGCCATAACCTATACAACATTGATTAGTGGGTTTTGCAAGTGGGGAAAAGTTGAAAGAGGTTATGAGCTTTTGGATCGGATGATACAACAAGGCCATGTGCCAAATCAGCTGACTTATCATCATCTCATGTTTGCCCATGAAAAGAAGGAAGAACTGGAGGAGTGTATGGAACTGGTGAATGAGATGCACAAGATTGGTTGCACTCCTGACCTTAACATCTACAATACGGTTATTAGGTTGGCTTGCAAGTTGGGAGAGATCAAGGAAGGTGTTTGGATTTGGAATGAAATGGAAGCAAGTGGGCTTAGTCCAGGCATTGACACCTTTGTCATAATGATTAATGGCTTTCTTGAGCAAGGTTGTCAGATTGAAGCTTGTGAACATTTCAAGGAGATGGTTGGCAGAGGGCTTTTTACCACCCCTCAGTACGGTACATTGAAGGAGTTGATGAATTTCCTTTTAAGAGCTCAAAAGCTTGAACTGGCTAAAGATACTTGGAATTGTATCACATCTACCAAAGGGTGTGAATTGAATGCGGGTGCATGGACAATATGGATTCATGCACTCTTTTCAAAGGGACATGTAAAGGAAGCTTGTTCATTCTGCATAGACATGTTGGATCAGGGGTTAATGCCACAGCCGGATACTTTTGCCAAGCTAATGCGCGGTCTGCGGAAACTATATAACAGACAATTTGCGGTAGAGATCACTGAAAAGGTGAGGAAAATGGCTGCTGATCAGAAGATCAGTTTCAAGATGTACAAGCGGAGAGGAGAGAGGGACTTGAAAGAAAAAGCGAAGGAGAAAAAGGATGGGAGGAAGAGGAGGGCTAGGCAACGCCATTGGGGTGGAAGCCGGCAGAAATCTAGCACATTATAA